A DNA window from Sphingopyxis macrogoltabida contains the following coding sequences:
- a CDS encoding SapC family protein — MATAPAPANLPLFYKDLVPLSSVDHADFHARPLDKADFLIDQHAVPLTSDEFIAASRFYPIVFSAGENPVPLALMGLNEGMNTFVDADGKLINPVYVPAYIRRYPFLLARLRPDSDELSLCFDPTSGAVGKFDEGDALFADGKPTEPVNAVLEFCKNFEESGQRTGAFVDELKKADLLMDGEVSIQPEGSDKPYVYRGFQMVDENKLRELRGDVLRKMMQNGMLGLIFAHLFSLQLMREIFAEQVKSGKMPLVTEAPAA; from the coding sequence ATGGCCACTGCGCCCGCACCTGCCAACCTGCCGCTTTTCTACAAGGACCTCGTCCCGCTTTCGAGCGTCGATCACGCCGACTTCCACGCACGCCCGCTCGATAAGGCCGACTTTCTGATCGACCAGCACGCCGTGCCGCTGACCTCGGACGAGTTCATCGCCGCGAGCCGCTTTTACCCGATCGTCTTTTCGGCCGGTGAAAACCCGGTTCCGCTGGCACTGATGGGGCTCAACGAAGGCATGAACACCTTTGTCGATGCCGATGGCAAACTGATCAACCCGGTCTATGTGCCGGCCTATATCCGCCGTTATCCCTTCCTGCTCGCCCGCCTGCGCCCCGACAGCGACGAACTGTCGCTGTGCTTCGACCCCACCTCGGGCGCGGTCGGCAAGTTCGACGAAGGCGATGCACTGTTCGCCGACGGCAAGCCGACTGAGCCGGTCAACGCCGTGCTCGAATTCTGCAAGAATTTCGAGGAATCGGGCCAGCGCACCGGTGCCTTCGTCGACGAGCTCAAGAAGGCCGACCTGCTGATGGACGGCGAAGTCAGCATCCAGCCCGAAGGCAGCGACAAGCCCTATGTCTATCGCGGTTTCCAGATGGTCGACGAAAACAAGCTGCGCGAACTGCGCGGCGACGTCTTGCGCAAGATGATGCAGAACGGCATGCTTGGCCTGATTTTCGCGCACCTCTTTTCGCTGCAATTGATGCGCGAGATTTTTGCGGAGCAGGTGAAGAGCGGCAAGATGCCGCTGGTCACGGAGGCTCCCGCCGCCTGA